One Erysipelothrix amsterdamensis DNA window includes the following coding sequences:
- a CDS encoding IS30 family transposase, translated as MKYKQLDKKMKDQIDILLSIGYSMRKAARKLNISHSTISRYKNNVYKKRTIDIREKYSHLIEYLHSHYDPKVHSVEVCLSNYKRYHPYKPCVSSQQVYNWINQGKLDIKPNRMCYKRRKRKKRISGMMNHLRWNLEEKTVLPISLRPKYIEKRNEIGHLEIDSIIGKKHESAAIISIVDRCSRMTWLIKAEYRYDYYTSNLIRKFIEENNITTKSITVDNGLEFKTLGITAKRLGVKLYKCDPYCSFQRGTNERANAIVRRFIPKGKSMYDIAQQYLDDICFKINSMPRKIFDFKTAYEIDFNKSKSGAVEI; from the coding sequence ATGAAGTATAAACAATTAGATAAAAAAATGAAAGACCAAATTGATATTCTATTAAGCATCGGCTACTCTATGCGCAAGGCAGCACGTAAACTCAATATATCTCATTCTACGATTTCTAGATATAAAAATAATGTCTATAAGAAACGAACGATTGATATTCGAGAAAAATATTCCCACCTAATCGAATATCTGCATTCTCACTATGATCCTAAAGTTCATTCGGTAGAAGTATGCTTGAGTAACTATAAACGATATCATCCATATAAACCGTGTGTTTCATCGCAGCAAGTCTATAACTGGATTAATCAAGGTAAACTTGATATAAAACCAAATAGAATGTGCTATAAACGTCGAAAACGTAAAAAGAGAATTAGTGGAATGATGAATCACTTGAGATGGAACTTGGAAGAGAAAACAGTACTTCCAATTAGCCTTAGACCTAAATACATTGAGAAACGTAACGAGATTGGCCATCTCGAAATCGACTCTATAATCGGTAAGAAACATGAATCTGCAGCGATTATATCCATTGTAGACCGCTGCTCAAGAATGACCTGGCTTATTAAAGCAGAATATCGATATGACTATTACACATCAAACTTAATTCGAAAATTTATTGAAGAGAATAATATAACCACGAAATCGATAACAGTAGATAATGGACTTGAATTTAAAACATTAGGAATTACAGCCAAGCGGTTGGGTGTGAAACTATATAAGTGTGATCCATACTGTTCTTTTCAACGTGGAACCAATGAACGAGCGAATGCAATAGTAAGAAGGTTTATACCAAAAGGTAAATCAATGTATGATATAGCGCAACAATATCTTGATGATATTTGCTTCAAAATTAACTCAATGCCGCGAAAAATATTTGACTTCAAAACGGCCTATGAGATAGACTTTAATAAAAGTAAAAGTGGTGCGGTTGAGATTTGA
- a CDS encoding TetR/AcrR family transcriptional regulator: MTRVSNEAMRKAKYELILEKARLVFCRKGYAGVTMKDIIEECEISRGGIYLYFSSIEEIFKDVVLSRERRKFEGIRDSVHQNVDFLELLDAYFLTQKKRLLNMSESLLRAMYEYHFTHKSEADFAFREAQVDNIRNTLEEMLSLGVKQNYVVNPNIDALRDHMMFMIEGLSVYSLLGGLTEANVDEQFKQLRAMILAKDVSYENKL; the protein is encoded by the coding sequence ATGACTCGTGTTTCAAATGAAGCCATGCGTAAAGCTAAATATGAACTTATTCTCGAAAAAGCACGTCTTGTCTTCTGTCGTAAGGGGTATGCCGGTGTTACGATGAAAGATATTATCGAGGAATGTGAGATTAGTCGTGGGGGAATATACCTATATTTCAGCTCCATAGAAGAAATTTTTAAAGACGTCGTCTTGTCACGAGAGCGTCGTAAATTTGAAGGCATACGTGATTCAGTCCATCAGAATGTTGATTTTTTGGAATTGTTGGATGCTTATTTCTTAACACAAAAGAAGCGACTGCTTAATATGAGCGAGAGTTTGTTGCGAGCAATGTACGAATATCATTTCACTCATAAATCGGAAGCGGATTTTGCTTTTAGAGAAGCTCAGGTTGATAATATTCGAAATACACTTGAAGAGATGTTATCTCTAGGTGTTAAACAGAACTATGTCGTGAACCCTAATATTGATGCACTCCGTGATCATATGATGTTTATGATCGAGGGTTTAAGTGTCTATTCACTTTTAGGGGGACTTACTGAAGCCAATGTAGATGAGCAGTTTAAACAACTGCGCGCAATGATTCTAGCAAAGGATGTCTCTTATGAAAACAAATTATAA
- a CDS encoding PTS galactitol transporter subunit IIC, whose translation MSILNFIVDLGPAVMMPIIFTLFALALGVKFSKAFKSGLMVGIGFIGLNIVIELLTKNLEPAAKQMVANFGLNLTVLDVGWPAASAIAFGSAVGVLIIPVGILVNIIMLSTKTTKTVNVDIWNFWHFAFTGSLVFMITNDLIVSLLMAAFNMVIIMVIGDRTAPLVEKQLGLPGISIPHAFTASFAPIAYVLNAIIDKIPGINKIKLDEKAFQKKFGMFGDPAILGTFVGILLGLVAGYDFKGITNLAIVMAAVLVLTPKMSAILMEGLMPISEAVQAKIQKKYGENSNLLIGLDSAVGVGNPVTLTISLVMVPITIILAFIIPGNQFLPFASLAGLPFMFVLIAPLCGGDFFRTLIVGIFTVSIGLLIGTNIAPIFTEAAKAANFAIPGGSALISSIDYGSSWLPFMMVKLVEYKWVGVAIAGAISAVLMVWNRKLILKEQAIKDQA comes from the coding sequence TTTATTGTTGATCTTGGTCCTGCCGTAATGATGCCAATCATCTTTACCCTCTTTGCCTTAGCGCTTGGAGTTAAATTTAGTAAAGCATTCAAATCAGGATTAATGGTCGGTATTGGTTTTATTGGATTGAATATCGTTATTGAATTACTAACAAAAAACTTGGAACCAGCTGCAAAGCAAATGGTTGCGAATTTCGGTCTTAACTTAACAGTTCTTGATGTTGGTTGGCCGGCTGCAAGTGCTATCGCATTTGGTTCAGCTGTTGGGGTATTAATTATTCCTGTTGGAATTCTGGTTAACATTATTATGTTATCTACCAAAACAACAAAAACGGTTAACGTTGATATTTGGAACTTCTGGCATTTTGCCTTTACAGGTTCTCTTGTATTTATGATTACCAATGATTTAATTGTTAGTCTTTTAATGGCAGCATTTAATATGGTGATAATTATGGTTATTGGAGACCGTACCGCTCCGCTTGTTGAAAAACAACTTGGTTTACCTGGTATTTCAATTCCGCATGCATTTACCGCATCTTTTGCACCAATCGCTTATGTTTTAAATGCAATTATCGATAAGATTCCTGGTATTAATAAAATTAAGCTTGATGAAAAAGCATTCCAGAAAAAATTTGGTATGTTTGGTGATCCAGCAATTCTTGGTACATTTGTTGGGATTTTATTAGGTCTTGTTGCTGGTTATGATTTCAAAGGCATTACAAACCTTGCAATCGTTATGGCCGCAGTTCTTGTCTTAACACCAAAAATGTCTGCAATTCTTATGGAAGGTTTAATGCCTATCAGTGAAGCAGTTCAAGCTAAAATTCAAAAGAAATATGGCGAAAACTCAAATCTTCTTATTGGACTTGATTCAGCAGTTGGTGTTGGTAACCCTGTTACCCTTACAATTTCACTTGTAATGGTTCCTATTACAATTATTCTTGCCTTTATTATTCCAGGTAATCAATTCTTACCTTTCGCAAGTCTTGCAGGTTTACCATTTATGTTTGTTTTAATTGCACCGCTTTGTGGTGGAGACTTCTTCCGTACTCTAATCGTTGGAATCTTTACCGTATCCATCGGTCTTTTAATCGGTACAAACATTGCGCCAATCTTTACTGAAGCTGCGAAAGCAGCCAACTTTGCAATCCCAGGTGGTTCTGCATTGATTTCAAGTATTGATTACGGTAGTTCATGGTTACCATTTATGATGGTAAAACTTGTTGAATATAAATGGGTCGGTGTTGCTATTGCCGGTGCTATCTCAGCGGTTCTTATGGTTTGGAACCGTAAGTTAATTCTTAAAGAACAAGCAATCAAAGATCAAGCTTAG
- a CDS encoding Imm64 family immunity protein encodes MNTIIGLGIVLEASDKTIGQIENILDLVDSYKTKMEITHPKDGDYHDWITETVDGNIYTTIEKLAYRTSYADIEFKIGNKDVETRMSITNETDALVVKFDIVEEHLLPEKSVEHLESATQLMTKVFEIIDRNVEYEYLFCDNEAEYLYSKERLLEVGHQPYALFKMNDRNTVYAQWYLDGFTLRGAH; translated from the coding sequence ATGAATACAATTATAGGACTTGGTATTGTACTTGAAGCCTCAGATAAAACAATTGGACAAATTGAAAATATCCTGGATCTCGTGGACAGTTATAAAACGAAAATGGAAATAACACACCCCAAAGACGGTGATTATCATGATTGGATTACTGAAACTGTGGATGGAAATATCTATACAACAATCGAAAAACTTGCTTACCGAACATCTTACGCTGATATCGAATTTAAGATTGGAAACAAGGATGTGGAAACACGCATGAGTATCACCAATGAAACGGATGCATTGGTCGTAAAATTTGATATTGTGGAAGAACATCTGCTACCTGAAAAGAGTGTAGAACATTTAGAATCAGCAACTCAATTAATGACTAAAGTTTTTGAGATTATTGATCGTAATGTGGAGTACGAGTACTTATTCTGTGACAATGAAGCAGAATATCTCTATTCAAAAGAACGCTTACTCGAAGTAGGTCATCAACCCTATGCACTTTTCAAAATGAATGACCGCAATACAGTCTATGCACAATGGTACCTTGATGGTTTTACCTTAAGAGGCGCTCATTAA
- a CDS encoding GNAT family N-acetyltransferase, whose product MNTKNQPAFIHLSETLHLVKFDVLSDEARSWMENEDLMFALRGDRMIFSDQEVESYYANLAENGELYYIEILNGDTFHQCGSVALIRNQIKIIVDPRYQNQHIGTAAVEGLLFRATVLGIPQIYAQVRNHNTFSLKLFQNLGFKIIDEADHVITMCCDTKPF is encoded by the coding sequence ATGAATACAAAAAATCAACCTGCTTTTATACACTTATCAGAAACCTTACATCTTGTGAAATTTGATGTCTTATCGGATGAAGCGCGATCATGGATGGAAAATGAGGATTTGATGTTTGCTCTTCGCGGAGATCGGATGATCTTTTCTGATCAAGAGGTCGAGTCGTATTATGCGAATCTTGCTGAGAATGGTGAACTCTACTATATAGAAATTCTTAACGGTGATACGTTTCACCAATGTGGTAGTGTGGCACTGATACGAAATCAAATTAAAATTATTGTTGATCCGAGATATCAAAACCAACATATTGGAACTGCCGCGGTGGAAGGTTTGTTGTTTCGCGCTACGGTATTAGGAATCCCACAAATTTATGCGCAAGTAAGAAACCACAACACCTTTTCATTAAAGTTGTTTCAAAACCTTGGTTTCAAGATTATTGATGAAGCCGATCACGTCATTACAATGTGTTGTGATACCAAGCCATTTTAA
- a CDS encoding MucBP domain-containing protein has protein sequence MFKKIISISLMFILVFVGTNKTIAAQEPEKETITVYSTETEEWNNLLSGKMGRAENRIGDVLDYTGGYSGLSFLNYQLLFTTADYDLMDFKVYITSFSDNKKTREYEYDNGVRWLDKKNNNEYYIVPRDYPQNNKGAIEAINFPPNNDNYKQIIVKTEEEAQALTNIHYKVNVGDTVLEITLGDLLSNSDTHFHMASFMGLTRSGSWTFSDFYMSTVFRATYEKEIEPSKGADIYVNYIDEDNNHLHPQKTLSGNIGESFTTEKEEIPEYTFKHIHGEPDGVFSDIQQEITYVYSKNIKEITVSNTPVNDDIAITPEVINIRPTPESGVTKPPHIEKLVKPTLNPVETIVNSVEIVSKTNTESDVKKTPVDTLPNAGVTNKQKFLGLLLLSAGVLLYNTKRIKRNKNTK, from the coding sequence ATGTTTAAAAAAATAATATCAATAAGTTTGATGTTTATTTTAGTGTTTGTGGGCACAAATAAAACTATAGCTGCTCAAGAACCTGAGAAAGAGACAATTACCGTTTATTCTACAGAAACTGAAGAATGGAATAACCTTTTAAGTGGAAAAATGGGAAGGGCTGAAAATAGAATCGGAGATGTGTTAGATTACACTGGTGGATATTCAGGTCTTTCATTTCTCAACTATCAACTACTTTTCACAACAGCAGATTATGACTTGATGGACTTTAAAGTTTATATCACTAGCTTTTCAGATAACAAAAAAACCCGAGAATATGAATATGATAACGGTGTAAGATGGCTTGATAAAAAAAATAATAACGAGTATTATATCGTGCCTCGTGACTATCCCCAAAACAATAAGGGAGCAATCGAAGCCATTAATTTCCCTCCTAACAATGATAATTACAAACAAATAATTGTTAAGACAGAGGAAGAGGCACAAGCATTAACAAATATTCATTATAAAGTAAATGTAGGTGACACTGTTCTAGAAATCACATTAGGGGATTTATTAAGTAACTCAGATACACATTTCCATATGGCTAGCTTTATGGGGTTAACACGGAGTGGAAGTTGGACATTTAGTGATTTTTACATGTCCACTGTATTTAGAGCAACCTACGAAAAAGAAATCGAACCTTCGAAAGGCGCAGATATTTATGTAAACTATATTGACGAAGACAACAACCATCTTCATCCGCAGAAAACACTCTCTGGTAACATTGGAGAATCCTTTACAACCGAAAAAGAAGAGATCCCCGAGTACACCTTCAAACACATACATGGAGAACCGGATGGCGTCTTTAGTGACATCCAACAGGAAATCACATATGTCTATTCGAAAAACATTAAAGAGATTACAGTTTCAAACACACCTGTTAATGATGATATCGCAATCACACCTGAGGTAATCAACATTCGTCCGACTCCCGAAAGTGGAGTTACGAAACCACCTCATATTGAAAAGCTTGTAAAACCTACACTTAATCCAGTTGAAACAATTGTAAATAGTGTCGAAATAGTTTCAAAAACAAACACTGAATCGGATGTGAAAAAAACACCTGTTGACACATTACCAAATGCAGGAGTCACAAATAAACAAAAATTTTTGGGACTACTCCTTTTAAGTGCCGGTGTTCTCTTATACAATACGAAGAGAATAAAACGAAACAAGAATACTAAATAG
- a CDS encoding nucleotidyltransferase family protein, whose protein sequence is MKDLTLVILAAGMGSRYGGLKQIDKFGKNGEAIIDFSIYDAIQAGFNKLVLIIREEHEAIFEAELVGKIRPFINVEYAFQSTSDVPAWFEGVEGREKPWGTTHALLAARNHVSGPFMIINADDYYGKAAFVEMARFLNEDVTDQQAAMMGYIVDNTITDNGTVTRGVCKNVDGFLTDIVETDGIKRTDKGVVGGPDETLIADGTQVSMNFWGFTPAIFDLMESKFETFLKEDVAKNPMKSEALLPNDVGSLINDGKLSVKILDTPDRWFGVTYQEDKPMVLAQFAKFQEDGTYPEKLWDKA, encoded by the coding sequence ATGAAGGATTTAACTTTAGTAATATTAGCTGCCGGAATGGGAAGCCGTTACGGTGGATTAAAACAAATTGACAAATTCGGAAAAAATGGCGAGGCAATCATCGACTTTTCAATCTATGATGCAATTCAAGCAGGATTTAATAAACTTGTATTAATTATTCGTGAGGAACATGAAGCAATTTTTGAAGCAGAACTTGTTGGTAAGATTAGACCATTTATTAATGTGGAATATGCTTTCCAAAGTACAAGTGATGTTCCAGCGTGGTTTGAAGGGGTTGAAGGCCGTGAAAAACCTTGGGGAACAACACATGCGCTGCTTGCTGCACGTAACCATGTATCGGGACCTTTTATGATTATCAATGCAGATGACTATTACGGAAAAGCTGCTTTTGTAGAAATGGCACGTTTCTTAAATGAAGATGTTACAGATCAACAGGCTGCAATGATGGGATACATTGTGGACAATACAATCACAGACAACGGTACAGTAACACGTGGTGTATGTAAGAATGTTGATGGTTTCTTAACAGATATTGTGGAAACAGATGGTATTAAGCGTACAGATAAAGGTGTTGTCGGAGGACCTGATGAAACTTTGATTGCTGATGGAACACAAGTTTCAATGAACTTCTGGGGCTTTACACCTGCAATCTTTGATTTAATGGAATCAAAATTCGAAACATTCTTAAAAGAAGATGTTGCGAAGAACCCTATGAAATCAGAAGCACTTCTACCGAATGATGTGGGATCTTTAATCAATGACGGTAAATTATCCGTTAAAATCTTAGATACTCCAGATCGCTGGTTTGGTGTTACATATCAAGAAGATAAACCAATGGTTCTTGCACAGTTTGCGAAGTTCCAAGAAGATGGTACATACCCAGAAAAACTTTGGGATAAAGCGTAA
- a CDS encoding DUF695 domain-containing protein, which produces MYESNFQFYPLIMDEKPHSVRVDLNALVFEEGYPHLYVVRKPYKGRDNGFPTELAFDALNTFEVAITDLLSPMDVQLIGAITGNDVCDYFFVSKDCIALESILKEHFPEEVIGVIVREHDDFEIYKSLLYPNEFQIAIIYNQNLCMNLENEGERFEVERDVEVLTVFERLEDAQQFGQHFEQFADSFTLEPREDGMIQTRMIASIVPTLPTMNGISQHIVTLTNQYNGYYEGWKCSVHK; this is translated from the coding sequence ATGTATGAATCAAATTTTCAATTTTATCCACTAATAATGGATGAAAAACCACACAGTGTTCGTGTGGATCTTAATGCACTTGTTTTCGAGGAAGGGTATCCCCACCTCTATGTCGTTAGAAAGCCGTATAAGGGGCGAGACAATGGATTTCCGACGGAACTAGCTTTTGATGCCTTGAATACGTTTGAGGTCGCTATAACCGATCTCTTAAGTCCTATGGATGTTCAGCTTATCGGTGCTATAACTGGAAATGATGTTTGTGACTATTTCTTTGTCTCTAAAGATTGTATTGCGCTTGAGTCTATCCTCAAAGAACACTTCCCCGAAGAAGTCATCGGGGTCATTGTTCGCGAACACGATGATTTTGAAATCTACAAAAGTTTACTTTACCCAAATGAATTTCAAATCGCAATCATCTACAATCAAAATCTTTGTATGAACCTAGAGAACGAGGGTGAACGCTTTGAAGTAGAACGTGATGTAGAGGTATTAACAGTTTTTGAACGTCTTGAAGATGCCCAACAATTTGGTCAACACTTTGAACAATTTGCGGATAGCTTTACCCTTGAACCACGGGAAGATGGCATGATTCAAACACGTATGATCGCTTCGATTGTACCAACATTACCCACAATGAATGGCATCTCACAACACATCGTAACCCTGACCAATCAATATAACGGATATTACGAAGGTTGGAAGTGTAGCGTCCATAAATAA